In Muribaculum gordoncarteri, the genomic window CGTAGTACCCGATATAGACCGATAGTAAGATTAAGAAAAAGTAAAGACAAAAACCGATATGTACGATTTATCAAAAGGAGCCGACTGGCTCAACCAGTTTCTCACGACCTATATGTCGCCATGGCTTGCGGTCGTAGTGGAATGTGTCATCATAGGAGTGGTTTTACTCTTGGCTTACGCCCTGCTCGCTCTTTTCTACATCTACTTCGAGCGTAAGGTGTGTGCCGCTTTCCAGTGCCGTCTTGGCCCGAACCGCGTAGGTCCCTTCGGAATATTCCAGAGTGTTGCCGATATGTTCAAGATTCTCATCAAGGAGCTCATATCGCTCAACCACATCGACAAGTTCCTCTTCGCGCTCGCGCCCTACCTTGTAATCATTGCTTCGATGCTCTGCTTCGCAGTGCTTCCGTGGGGCAAAGGCATTCAGGTCATTGACTTCAACATCGGTATATTCTTCCTGGTTGCCGTGTCGTCGATAGGCGTGCTCGGTATACTTCTTGCCGGATGGTCGAGTAACAATAAGTTCACACTCATCGGCGCCCTCCGTTCAGGAGCCCAGATGATAAGCTACGAGCTCTCAATCGGCTTGTCGGTAATCACGATGGTGGCTTTTGCCGGCTCGATGTCAATCTCCGATATCGTGAATCAGCAGCAGGATCTCTGGTTCATCTTCTCGGGACACATACCCGCAATCATCGCATTTATCATCTACCTCATAGCAGGAACGGCCGAAACCAACCGTGGCCCGTTTGACCTTCCCGAGGCCGAGAGTGAGTTGACTGCAGGTTACCACACCGAATATTCAGGTATCCATTTCGGATTCTTTTATTTGGCCGAGTACTTGAACCTTTTCATCGTCGCAGGTGTTGCTTCATTGTTGTTCTTTGGAGGCTGGATGCCCCTCCACATCCCCGGATGGGACGCATTCAACCATGTTATGGACTTCATTCCGTCCATAGTGTGGTTCCTCATTAAGGCAATAGCTCTTTCATTTGTGATAATATGGTTCAAGTGGACATTCCCGCGCCTTCGCATCGACCAGCTCTTGTCATTGGAGTGGAAATATTTGCTTCCCATCAATTTGGCTAACCTCGTACTTATGGTAGTGGTAATCTGCTATGGATTGCACTTCTGATAAGTCTGTTTGATAAAAATATAAATCTATATAAACCCTGATTTTCGTAAAGATGAGCGATAAATTCGGAACAGTGACTCAGGTTATCGGCCCCGTGGTCGATGTTACCTTCGAGGGAAAGGACAATGTGATTCCTCCCATTTATACCGCGCTCAAGGTTGACCGCCCCGACGGTTCCACTCTTATTCTTGAAGTGGAGCAGCACATCGGAGAGGACACTGTGCGTTGTGTGGCAATGGAAAGTACCGACGGATTGCAGCGAGGTGTACGTGTTGACAACCTCGGCCGTCCGATTGCGGTGCCCACCGGCGATCAGGTTAAGGGACGACTCCTTAACGTTATCGGTGAAGCCATCGACCACCTTGCGCCTTTGAAGCGCGACAATCTGCGTCCGATTCACCAGCCGGCTCCTCCGTTTGACGACCTCACTATAGGCACCGAGATACTCTATACCGGTATAAAGGTGATTGACCTTCTTGAGCCCTATAGCAAAGGTGGTAAAATCGGTCTGTTCGGTGGCGCCGGTGTGGGCAAGACAGTGCTCATCATGGAGCTTATCAACAACATCGCCAAGGGTCACAACGGATTCTCGGTATTCACCGGAGTGGGAGAGCGTACTCGTGAGGGTAACGACCTCCTGCGTGAGATGATCGAGAGCGGCGTTATGAAGTATGGCGAAAAGTTCCGCGAAGGAATGGAGAAAGGCGAGTGGAATCTTGCTGATGTCAACATGGACGATGTGGCAAATTCTCAGGCTACGCTCGTGTTCGGTCAGATGAACGAGCCACCGGGTGCGCGTCTTCGTGTTGCCCTTTCAGGTCTTACGGTTGCTGAGCAGTTCCGCGACCAGGACGGAGGCGGTAAGGAGATTCTGCTGTTCATCGACAACATATTCCGTTTTACCCAGGCAGGTTCCGAGGTTTCGGCTCTTCTTGGCCGTATGCCTTCGGCTGTGGGTTATCAGCCTACGCTTGCATCGGAGATGGGTGCCCTTCAGGAGCGCATCACCTCGACCAAGCAGGGCTCAATCACTTCGGTTCAGGCCATCTACGTGCCTGCCGACGACTTGACCGACCCAGCGCCCGCCACCACATTCAGCTTCCTTGATGCCACCACGGTGCTCAGCCGTAAGATTGCCGAGCTTGGTATATATCCCGCTGTTGACCCGCTGGAGTCGACTTCGCGTATCCTCGACCCCCACATCATCGGCGAGGACCACTACCAGACTGCACAGGCTGTAAAGCAGCTGCTCCAGAAGTACAACGAGCTTCAGGACATCATCGCCATCCTCGGTGTCGACGAACTTTCGGATGAGGACAAGCTTGTTGTTGCACGCGCTCGCCGCGCACAGCGATTCCTCTCTCAGCCCTTCTTCGTGGCCGAGCAGTTTACCGGCCTTCCCGGCGTGATGGTGCCGCTTAGCGAAACAATCCGCGGATTCAAGATGATTCTGAGCGGTGAGATGGACGAATACCCCGAACAGGCATTCCTTAACGTTGGCACAATCGACGAGGCCATCGAAAAGGGTAAGAAGATGCTTGCCGAGGTGAAATAAGTAAAAGATATTAACGACTATGATACTCAAGGTTATATCGGCACAAGACATTCTCTTTCAGGGTGAGGTTGACAGCGTGACGCTTCCCGGAACCGAAGGAGAGTTCACCGTATTGCGCAATCATGCGTCACTGATCTCCACGCTCGAACCCGGCACCGTCACCTATCATCACGACGGACGAAGCGGCGAGGTGCAGGTCAACGGCGGAATCGTCGATGTCGATAACAATGTAGTGTCAGTGTGCATTTATTGATATGAAGCGTATTGTTTTCTTACTGTCGCTTATATGCCTGGTGATTGCATCGCCGTTGTGCATGTCGGCCGAAGATAACGCCGAGGAGAAAGTCGAGAAGAAAATCAACCCCAAGGAGATTATCTTCGAGCACCTCGGTGACGGTTATGGGTGGGAAGTCCCTTTCTCCCATGACCTGCGTATACCCCTGCCTGTGATAGTGCGCGACTATGAAGGTCATTGGCACTGTTTCAGCTCAAGCCGCATTCAGCACGGCAAGGAGTATGACGGATTCCGGCTCGGCGGTAAGGACAGCAAGTGGCACAATAAGCTCGTGGGGATGAAGCCTGTGACTCAGCCCGACGGCAAGGTGGTGATGGAAGAGTATCGTCCTTGGGACATCTCCATAACCAAGAATGTGCTCGCAATCTTCATCTCGGTATTTATCGTAATGTGGATGGTGCTGAAGGTGGCCGCATGGTATCGCTCGGCCGGCTACAAGGCGCCCCGCAAGTTCACCGGCGCAATCGAGGCTATGATAGAGTTCATCTACAAGGGTGTCATCAAGCCCACCCTCGGAGAGCAGGCACCGCGTTTCGCGCCCTATCTGCTCACGGTGTTCTTCTTCATCCTCGTCATGAATCTGCTGGGATTGATCGTCATCTTCCCCGGCGGCGCCAACCTTACCGGCAACATTGCCGTTACGCTCGTGTTGTCGGTGATAACATTCCTGATTGTAAACATATTCGGAACAAAGCACTACTGGAAGGAGATATTCTGGCCCGATGTTCCGCTGTGGCTGAAGTTCCCGATTCCCATCATGCCCGTAATCGAGCTCTTCGGAATCTTCACCAAGCCGGCGGCTCTGACTGTGCGTCTGTTTGCCAACATGATGGGCGGACACATAATCGTCATCGTGCTCACCCTGTTGATCTTCATCCTTGCCGTCATGGGACCTGTGGTTACCGGCGCAACGACCGTGGTTTCGATTCTGTTCTCCATATTCATGTTGCTCATCGACGTGCTGGTGAGCTTCGTACAAGCCTACGTGTTCACGATGCTGTCGACGCTGTTTATAGCGCTCGCACAGGAGAAGGGACATGAAGAACATAAAACCCCTGAAACAAAAACAAACAAATAATTAATAACTTCAAAAAATTTATCTCTATGTTAGCAATGATTTTAGCAGCCATCGAAGGCACATTGGGAATTGGCGCATGTATCGGCGCAGCTATCGCAGCAATCGGTGCAGGTATTGGTATCGGTAAAATCGGTGCATCAGCCATGGAAGCTATCGCTCGCCAGCCCGAAGCTACCGGCGACATCCGCAGTAACATGATTGTGATTGCAGCTCTTGTCGAAGGTGTTGCCCTGTTTGCGGTTATCGTCTGCCTGCTCTCGTTCTTCCTCTAATATCAAGCTCTAACCATGGAACTTTTCACGCCTGAATTCGGCCTGATATTCTGGATGTTTGTCGCCTTCGCGGTACTGTTCTTTATACTCGCAAAATGGGGGTGGCCGGCTATCATGAAGAGTGTCGAAGGCCGTGCCGACCTTATCGACAAGGGTGTGGAGTACGCTCAAAATGCAAAGGAGCAGCTTGACCATGCCCGTGAAGAGGCCGACAAATACATAGACGAAGCTCGCAAGCAGCAAGCTGAAATGCTACGCGAAGCCGACCGCATGAAGACTCAGATTATTGAGGAAGCACGCGCCGCTGCTTCAAAGGAAGCTCAAAAGGTGATGGATGCCGCAAGGATTTCCATCGAGCAGTCGCGTAAAGAGGCTGAACTGCGCTTCCGCGATGAGGTCAGCTCATTTGCCCTCGACATTGCCACCAAAGTGGTGCGCAAGCAAATGGCCGATGAGAAGGCCCAGACCCAATTAGTGAACTCACTGTTGGATGAAATTGAAAATAAAAACTAAAACGCAATGAACCAAGGTCTTATTCCATCTCGTTACGCCAAGGCGCTGTACAAGTTTGCCGTTGAAAAAGGCAAAGCCGACAGGGTCTATGTGCTGATGAAAAATCTGGAGGCGGCTTTTGCCGCACAGCCTCGACTGCAGGAGGTGATGAACAATCCCTACATCGCCGTCGACGATAAGACCCGTCTGTTGATGACTGCGGCAAAGGCCGAGAAGACCGACAGTTGCTATGTCGACTTCCTGAAGCTTCTTGTCGAAAACAAGCGCATCGATTTTTCGAGAGGCATCGCTATCGCTTATCTCGACATATATCGTGAGGAAAACAACATCTACCTCGTGAAGCTGATTACTGCAGACGACCTGCCGCAGACCGAGATTGACAAGCTGCACGATCTCGTGAAGCGTCATCTCAACGGGGCTTCGATGGAGTTCTCGCGCACTGTCGACCCGGAGCTGATTGGCGGATTTGTCATAAACATCAACTCCGAGCGCCTCGATGCATCAATCAGTAACGAACTCAAGCAATTGCGTCTTAAACTATTAAGCAACTAACACAAACTAATGATTAACCCAAGCGAAATATCGGAAGTATTAAAGCAACAACTTGAGAATGTCAACAACAAGGTGTCATTCGAGGAAGTTGGAACGGTCCTTGAGGTAGGTGACGGTGTCGCCCATGTCTATGGACTTGAGAATGTACGCGCCAACGAGCTTGTAGAGTTTGAAAACGGCGTCAAGGGTGTTGCCATGAACCTTGAGGAGAGCAATGTCGGTGTGATTTTGCTTAACAACATTGACCGCGTGACTGAAAATATGACCGTCCGTCGCACCGGCGAGATTGCTTCAATCCCCGTCGGCGAAGGCCTCTTGGGTCGCGTAATCAATGTGTTGGGTGAACCGATTGACGGTGCCGGCCCCATATCGGGCGACCTCTACCGCATGCCCTTGGAGCGAAAGGCCCCCGGAGTTATATTCCGTCAGCCTGTAAAGCAGCCGCTGCAGACCGGTATCAAGGCCGTAGACTCGATGGTGCCTATAGGCCGCGGACAGCGTGAGTTGATTATCGGCGACCGTCAGATAGGTAAGACCGCAATCGCTATCGACACTATAATCAATCAGCGCAAGAACTACGAGGACGGAAAGCCCGTCTATTGTATATATGTCGCTATAGGACAGAAGGCATCGTCGGTGGCCGCACTTGTGCAGACTCTCCGCGACAACGGTGCGCTTCCCTATACCGTAGTCGTGGCCGCCAATGCGTCCGACTCGGCTGCGATGCGCTACTACTCTCCCTTTGCGGGTGTTGCTATCGGTGAGTTCTTCCGCGACACCGGCCGTGACGCGCTCATCGTCTACGACGACCTCTCGAAGCAGGCCGTGTCCTACCGCGAGATTTCGTTGATTCTTAAGCGTCCTTCGGGTCGTGAAGCCTATCCGGGTGATATCTTCTACCTCCATTCGCGTCTTCTTGAGCGCGCCGCCAAGATTATCGACAATCAGGAAGTGGCCGCTGCCATGAACGACCTCCCCGAGGTACTGAAGGACAAGGTGAAGGGTGGTGGTTCGCTGACCGCACTTCCTATCATCGAAACTCAGGCAGGCGACGTGTCGGCCTACATCCCCACCAACGTGATTTCAATCACCGACGGACAGATATTCCTTGAAACGGCTCTGTTCAACCGTGGTATCCGTCCCGCCATCAACGTGGGTATATCGGTTTCTCGTGTGGGTGGTAACGCTCAGATCAAATCGATGAAGAAGGTAGCCGGTACGCTGAAAATCGACCAGGCACAGTTCCGTGAGTTGGAGTCGTTCACCAAGTTTGGCGGCGACATCGACCCCGTTACAGCCCGCGTCATCGACAAAGGCCGCAAGAATGAGCAGCTCCTTATCCAGCCTCAGTACAGCCCTATGGCCGTTGAGGAGGAAGTGGCTATAATATTCTGCGGAACAAAGGGATTGCTCGAGAATGTACCGCTTGAGAAGGTTTCAGAATTTGAAAAACTCTTCTTGCAGTTGATTCGCGCAAAATATCAGAAGGAAGTGCTCGATGTCATCAAGGCCGGTCAGCTGACCGACGATGTTGTCGAAAAACTCACTGAATGCGCCAAGGAGATTGCAAGCCGCTATAAATAAACAACAATACCGAAATGGCAACATTACGCGAACTTAAAGGAAGAATCGGCTCGGTGAAGTCATCTGAAAAGATCACCGGAGCCATGAAGATGATTTCATCGGCAAAGATGCACAAGGCCGAGCAGGCCCTCAAGCGTCTTCTGCCCTTCCGCGGACAGATACAGACTATCATCGGCAATCTGCTTTCGGCCGATGCCGAGTTCTCGTCGCCGTTAATCGAGAATCGCGAAGTGAAGCGCATCGGTATTGTCGTATTCGGTTCCGACGACGGTCTTTGCGGTGCCTACAACATGAATGTCTTCAAGGGACTGCTTCAGAAGTTGCACTCCATGCGTGAAAAGCACGGTCAGGATGTGGACTTCGTGATATATCCCGTAGGAGGCAAGATGTTCAAGGCCGCCCGCCGCCTGTCAGGCGCCCACATCGAGGTTCGACAGCTTGTCGAGGTCAACTCCAAGAGCTCGGGGAAGGAGATACGCAACTTCACCTTCTCCCTGCAGCAGGAGTATCTTGACGGCAATATCGACCTGCTCGAAATAATCTACATGAGCTACAAGAGCGTGAGTCGTCAGATTCTGCGCGCCGAGCAGTTGCTCCCCGTGGCTCAGGAAACACTGACCGACAACTCCATCACCGTGCAGTGTCGGCCCTACATTTTCGAGCCCGATGCCAACGCCATCTTCACCTCGGTATTGCCACTCTTCGTGCTTGCCGTGATGCAGGAAACGTTTACCGAAAACCAGGCCTCCGAGCAGGCCGCGCGTGTCATGGCGATGCAGAGCGCCAACGACAACGCGAAGAAGCTGCTTGATCAGCTGCAGCTCGAATACAACAAGCTCCGTCAGCAGGCCATCACCTCCGAGTTGCTCGACATTCTCGGCGGTCAGGTCAAGTGACGGGTTTGAATTGGGAAAAGTAATGCGGGCGATACCGGAGGTTACACATACCGATACTCTGGTCGGCCGCGACAACGAATATATTGTCAATCGGTATGCATATTTTAAAGTAATAAAGACCAATCATAATCTATGGGCAGTGTAAAAGATTATTTTTCATCACTGGGAACAGGCATTACAAGCCTATTGAAGGGTATGGGTGTCACCGGAAAGGAGTTCTTGACCCCGAAGGTGACCGAGTCCTATCCTGACGATCGCAAGACGATACAGTACGCCGCTCCGCGTTTCCGTGCAAAGCTCGTCTTG contains:
- the nuoH gene encoding NADH-quinone oxidoreductase subunit NuoH, whose amino-acid sequence is MYDLSKGADWLNQFLTTYMSPWLAVVVECVIIGVVLLLAYALLALFYIYFERKVCAAFQCRLGPNRVGPFGIFQSVADMFKILIKELISLNHIDKFLFALAPYLVIIASMLCFAVLPWGKGIQVIDFNIGIFFLVAVSSIGVLGILLAGWSSNNKFTLIGALRSGAQMISYELSIGLSVITMVAFAGSMSISDIVNQQQDLWFIFSGHIPAIIAFIIYLIAGTAETNRGPFDLPEAESELTAGYHTEYSGIHFGFFYLAEYLNLFIVAGVASLLFFGGWMPLHIPGWDAFNHVMDFIPSIVWFLIKAIALSFVIIWFKWTFPRLRIDQLLSLEWKYLLPINLANLVLMVVVICYGLHF
- the atpD gene encoding F0F1 ATP synthase subunit beta; its protein translation is MSDKFGTVTQVIGPVVDVTFEGKDNVIPPIYTALKVDRPDGSTLILEVEQHIGEDTVRCVAMESTDGLQRGVRVDNLGRPIAVPTGDQVKGRLLNVIGEAIDHLAPLKRDNLRPIHQPAPPFDDLTIGTEILYTGIKVIDLLEPYSKGGKIGLFGGAGVGKTVLIMELINNIAKGHNGFSVFTGVGERTREGNDLLREMIESGVMKYGEKFREGMEKGEWNLADVNMDDVANSQATLVFGQMNEPPGARLRVALSGLTVAEQFRDQDGGGKEILLFIDNIFRFTQAGSEVSALLGRMPSAVGYQPTLASEMGALQERITSTKQGSITSVQAIYVPADDLTDPAPATTFSFLDATTVLSRKIAELGIYPAVDPLESTSRILDPHIIGEDHYQTAQAVKQLLQKYNELQDIIAILGVDELSDEDKLVVARARRAQRFLSQPFFVAEQFTGLPGVMVPLSETIRGFKMILSGEMDEYPEQAFLNVGTIDEAIEKGKKMLAEVK
- the atpC gene encoding ATP synthase F1 subunit epsilon → MILKVISAQDILFQGEVDSVTLPGTEGEFTVLRNHASLISTLEPGTVTYHHDGRSGEVQVNGGIVDVDNNVVSVCIY
- the atpB gene encoding F0F1 ATP synthase subunit A — encoded protein: MKRIVFLLSLICLVIASPLCMSAEDNAEEKVEKKINPKEIIFEHLGDGYGWEVPFSHDLRIPLPVIVRDYEGHWHCFSSSRIQHGKEYDGFRLGGKDSKWHNKLVGMKPVTQPDGKVVMEEYRPWDISITKNVLAIFISVFIVMWMVLKVAAWYRSAGYKAPRKFTGAIEAMIEFIYKGVIKPTLGEQAPRFAPYLLTVFFFILVMNLLGLIVIFPGGANLTGNIAVTLVLSVITFLIVNIFGTKHYWKEIFWPDVPLWLKFPIPIMPVIELFGIFTKPAALTVRLFANMMGGHIIVIVLTLLIFILAVMGPVVTGATTVVSILFSIFMLLIDVLVSFVQAYVFTMLSTLFIALAQEKGHEEHKTPETKTNK
- the atpE gene encoding ATP synthase F0 subunit C — its product is MLAMILAAIEGTLGIGACIGAAIAAIGAGIGIGKIGASAMEAIARQPEATGDIRSNMIVIAALVEGVALFAVIVCLLSFFL
- the atpF gene encoding F0F1 ATP synthase subunit B, which translates into the protein MELFTPEFGLIFWMFVAFAVLFFILAKWGWPAIMKSVEGRADLIDKGVEYAQNAKEQLDHAREEADKYIDEARKQQAEMLREADRMKTQIIEEARAAASKEAQKVMDAARISIEQSRKEAELRFRDEVSSFALDIATKVVRKQMADEKAQTQLVNSLLDEIENKN
- a CDS encoding F0F1 ATP synthase subunit delta, which codes for MNQGLIPSRYAKALYKFAVEKGKADRVYVLMKNLEAAFAAQPRLQEVMNNPYIAVDDKTRLLMTAAKAEKTDSCYVDFLKLLVENKRIDFSRGIAIAYLDIYREENNIYLVKLITADDLPQTEIDKLHDLVKRHLNGASMEFSRTVDPELIGGFVININSERLDASISNELKQLRLKLLSN
- the atpA gene encoding F0F1 ATP synthase subunit alpha — protein: MINPSEISEVLKQQLENVNNKVSFEEVGTVLEVGDGVAHVYGLENVRANELVEFENGVKGVAMNLEESNVGVILLNNIDRVTENMTVRRTGEIASIPVGEGLLGRVINVLGEPIDGAGPISGDLYRMPLERKAPGVIFRQPVKQPLQTGIKAVDSMVPIGRGQRELIIGDRQIGKTAIAIDTIINQRKNYEDGKPVYCIYVAIGQKASSVAALVQTLRDNGALPYTVVVAANASDSAAMRYYSPFAGVAIGEFFRDTGRDALIVYDDLSKQAVSYREISLILKRPSGREAYPGDIFYLHSRLLERAAKIIDNQEVAAAMNDLPEVLKDKVKGGGSLTALPIIETQAGDVSAYIPTNVISITDGQIFLETALFNRGIRPAINVGISVSRVGGNAQIKSMKKVAGTLKIDQAQFRELESFTKFGGDIDPVTARVIDKGRKNEQLLIQPQYSPMAVEEEVAIIFCGTKGLLENVPLEKVSEFEKLFLQLIRAKYQKEVLDVIKAGQLTDDVVEKLTECAKEIASRYK
- the atpG gene encoding ATP synthase F1 subunit gamma, translating into MATLRELKGRIGSVKSSEKITGAMKMISSAKMHKAEQALKRLLPFRGQIQTIIGNLLSADAEFSSPLIENREVKRIGIVVFGSDDGLCGAYNMNVFKGLLQKLHSMREKHGQDVDFVIYPVGGKMFKAARRLSGAHIEVRQLVEVNSKSSGKEIRNFTFSLQQEYLDGNIDLLEIIYMSYKSVSRQILRAEQLLPVAQETLTDNSITVQCRPYIFEPDANAIFTSVLPLFVLAVMQETFTENQASEQAARVMAMQSANDNAKKLLDQLQLEYNKLRQQAITSELLDILGGQVK